In a single window of the Rhodamnia argentea isolate NSW1041297 chromosome 2, ASM2092103v1, whole genome shotgun sequence genome:
- the LOC115735337 gene encoding transcription factor MYB20-like → MGRQPCCDKVGLKKGPWTAEEDKKLINFILTHGQCCWRAVPKLAGLLRCGKSCRLRWTNYLRPDLKRGLLSEYEEKMVIDLHAQLGNRWSKIASHLPGRTDNEIKNHWNTHIKKKLKKMGIDPLTHKPLVAGNTTDQQPPQTTQTHHHESTDQEPTLSSSTIDASSQTDHNKVDLESPPASTGSKEEEEEERSTFDDAMEAINSFLCSDDVPLIDPSQILVPSSSSSSASSYSTSPSSSWEESNIFEHLQLPIMDWPHGDFGEYNNSNDNLSFWDDEDFSWHMLIDADPVLDQTSHSYDGLL, encoded by the exons ATGGGAAGACAACCGTGCTGTGACAAAGTGGGATTGAAGAAAGGGCCATGGACAGCTGAGGAGGACAAGAAGCTCATCAACTTCATCCTCACCCATGGCCAATGCTGTTGGCGGGCTGTTCCCAAGCTTGCtg GACTGCTGAGGTGTGGCAAGAGTTGCAGGCTGAGGTGGACCAATTACCTGAGGCCAGACTTGAAGAGAGGGCTTTTGTCCGAGTATGAAGAGAAGATGGTCATTGATCTCCATGCGCAACTGGGCAACAG ATGGTCGAAAATAGCATCTCACCTCCCGGGAAGAACAGACAACGAGATCAAGAATCACTGGAACACCCACATCAAGAAGAAGCTCAAGAAGATGGGCATCGATCCTCTCACTCACAAGCCATTAGTCGCCGGCAACACAACCGATCAACAACCCCCGCAAACAACCCAGACCCATCACCATGAATCGACTGATCAAGAACCAACCTTATCGTCATCCACCATAGATGCTTCGTCCCAGACAGATCACAACAAGGTCGATCTCGAGTCGCCACCGGCCTCGACAGGgtctaaagaagaagaagaagaagaaagaagcacaTTCGATGATGCAATGGAGGCCATCAACAGCTTCCTCTGCTCAGACGATGTCCCACTCATTGACCCATCTCAGATCTTagtcccttcttcttcttcttcgtcggctTCTTCGTACTCAACTTCACCATCATCTTCGTGGGAGGAGAGCAACATATTCGAGCACCTGCAGTTGCCGATCATGGACTGGCCTCATGGCGATTTCGGCGAATATAACAACAGCAACGACAATTTGAGTTTTTGGGACGATGAAGACTTCAGCTGGCACATGTTAATCGATGCTGATCCTGTTTTGGACCAAACGTCTCATTCGTACGATGGACTCTTGTGA